One window of the Arthrobacter sp. zg-Y919 genome contains the following:
- a CDS encoding multidrug effflux MFS transporter, which yields MTSTPLPAPPARRPKAGMLTGILALLTAAAPLSIDMYLPAFPHMAEDLNTSATGIQLTMTAFLVGLAIGQLVIGPLSDGIGRRKPLLIGSFVALLATLLCAVAPNVEILTTARFLQGLGGAAGIVLARAIVSDTSRGAAAAKLLGVLTMISVIAPVVGPLAGGAIIAAGGWRMVFWVLATLVLLMFLGALFGVKETLAEADRNRGGLKTTFRVAGEVLRNRNYTGYLLTFCFSFAGLFAYIAASPFVIQNILGMSETRFSLVFAMNAVAITIVSAVAAALAGKAPYRLMIAIGLAVAVLAAAGMLIAMSNGTPMVPTLVLFAVFQGSLGLIFGNATALALEEAGHHAGTGSAFLGSLQFLLAALVSPLVGLWGEETGVPMAVAMLGFLVLAAASFLLLTRRSTSVEAPAESAAV from the coding sequence ATGACGAGCACCCCGCTCCCAGCACCGCCTGCCCGGCGGCCCAAGGCCGGCATGCTGACCGGCATCCTGGCCCTGCTCACCGCAGCGGCCCCGCTGTCCATCGACATGTACCTGCCGGCTTTCCCCCACATGGCGGAGGACCTGAACACCAGCGCCACCGGCATCCAGCTGACCATGACGGCGTTCCTGGTGGGCCTCGCCATCGGCCAGCTGGTCATCGGCCCGCTCTCGGACGGCATCGGCCGGCGTAAGCCGCTGCTGATCGGCTCCTTCGTGGCCCTGCTGGCCACCCTGCTGTGCGCCGTGGCACCGAACGTCGAAATCCTGACCACCGCCCGCTTCCTGCAGGGCCTCGGCGGCGCCGCCGGCATTGTGCTGGCCCGCGCCATCGTCTCCGACACGTCCCGCGGTGCGGCTGCTGCCAAGCTGCTGGGCGTACTGACCATGATCAGCGTCATTGCCCCCGTGGTCGGCCCGCTGGCCGGCGGTGCCATCATTGCCGCCGGCGGCTGGCGCATGGTGTTCTGGGTCCTCGCGACCCTTGTCCTGCTGATGTTCCTGGGCGCCCTGTTCGGCGTGAAGGAAACCCTGGCCGAGGCCGACCGCAACCGCGGCGGACTCAAGACCACCTTCCGGGTGGCCGGCGAAGTGCTGCGCAACCGCAACTACACCGGCTACCTGCTGACCTTCTGCTTCTCCTTCGCGGGTCTCTTCGCGTACATCGCCGCGTCCCCGTTCGTGATCCAGAACATCCTCGGCATGTCCGAGACCCGGTTCTCGCTGGTGTTTGCCATGAACGCCGTGGCCATCACCATTGTCAGCGCCGTGGCCGCCGCCCTGGCCGGCAAGGCACCGTACCGCCTGATGATTGCCATCGGCCTGGCGGTAGCCGTGCTGGCAGCTGCCGGCATGCTCATCGCGATGTCCAACGGCACTCCGATGGTCCCCACCCTGGTGCTGTTCGCCGTCTTCCAGGGGTCCCTGGGCCTGATCTTCGGCAATGCCACGGCGTTGGCCCTTGAAGAAGCCGGGCACCACGCCGGCACCGGGTCCGCGTTCCTGGGCTCCCTGCAGTTCCTGCTGGCTGCCCTGGTGTCCCCGCTGGTTGGCCTCTGGGGCGAAGAAACCGGCGTGCCGATGGCCGTGGCCATGCTTGGCTTCCTGGTCCTCGCCGCCGCGTCCTTCCTGCTGCTCACGCGCAGGAGCACGTCCGTGGAGGCACCGGCCGAGTCAGCTGCCGTCTAG
- a CDS encoding alpha/beta hydrolase, whose protein sequence is MNADAVIHRNNVRVLGRTDGPALLLAQGFGCDQVIWDRILPFFTDTYKVVLFDHVGTGGADPDAYGDAKYAAFEGYLADLIEIIDVLELDDATVVGHSIAGTMALAAATRSPRIARLVLLCASPCYVNDEGYSGGLQPEDIEAVLQMVEVNYPLWARAMAPEIAGAEPGSEVSGELAENMCRLRPEYVRDFLEMSFAADVRQLLPQVSVPALILQSPGDPLTPEPASLFLHSHLSQSTRVDLLARGNMPHLSSPRETAGAILEYLEASTRA, encoded by the coding sequence ATGAATGCGGACGCAGTGATCCACCGCAACAATGTCCGGGTCCTCGGACGTACGGACGGTCCCGCGCTGCTTTTGGCGCAGGGTTTTGGCTGTGACCAAGTCATCTGGGACCGGATTCTGCCGTTCTTTACGGACACCTACAAAGTGGTGTTGTTCGACCATGTTGGAACCGGAGGTGCTGATCCGGATGCCTACGGCGACGCTAAATATGCTGCCTTCGAGGGTTACCTGGCAGACCTGATCGAAATCATTGATGTGCTGGAGCTGGACGACGCTACGGTCGTCGGGCACAGCATCGCCGGCACGATGGCACTGGCGGCGGCGACGCGGAGCCCGAGGATCGCGCGTCTTGTCCTACTCTGCGCCTCGCCCTGCTATGTGAACGACGAGGGGTACTCCGGTGGGCTTCAGCCGGAGGACATCGAGGCTGTCCTGCAGATGGTGGAAGTCAACTACCCCCTGTGGGCACGGGCGATGGCGCCGGAAATAGCAGGCGCGGAACCCGGCTCCGAGGTGAGCGGCGAACTGGCGGAGAACATGTGCCGGTTGCGTCCGGAGTATGTGCGTGACTTCCTGGAGATGTCTTTCGCCGCGGACGTCCGGCAACTACTGCCCCAGGTGTCTGTCCCGGCCCTGATCCTGCAGTCCCCGGGCGACCCGCTGACCCCGGAACCGGCGTCGTTGTTCCTGCACAGCCATCTTTCCCAAAGCACGCGTGTGGACCTGTTAGCACGCGGGAACATGCCGCACCTTAGTTCTCCCCGGGAAACTGCAGGGGCCATTCTGGAGTACCTGGAGGCGAGCACCCGTGCCTAG
- a CDS encoding MarR family winged helix-turn-helix transcriptional regulator, with translation MTAPVAGDAGDGTFESSVLEVEREFSVTLAAARRIFKDCATAVHPALQPLGFSVLMTLYRTGECQQGAVAEALQVDKALLSRTVTQLETLGLAARRADPSDGRAQLLDLTPEGRVRFEGVHSAKRSRLREQLGSWTPAELRNLSKLLNKLNERD, from the coding sequence GTGACGGCGCCGGTAGCGGGGGACGCTGGCGATGGGACCTTCGAGTCCTCTGTGCTGGAGGTGGAACGCGAGTTCTCGGTGACACTTGCGGCAGCCCGCCGGATCTTCAAGGATTGCGCCACAGCCGTCCATCCGGCCCTGCAGCCCTTGGGGTTCTCGGTGCTGATGACCCTGTACCGCACCGGGGAGTGCCAGCAGGGCGCCGTGGCCGAAGCACTTCAGGTGGACAAGGCCCTGCTGAGCCGGACAGTTACCCAGCTGGAAACCCTGGGCCTTGCGGCCCGGCGGGCGGACCCCTCCGACGGACGGGCCCAGCTGCTCGACCTGACGCCTGAGGGCCGGGTCCGCTTCGAAGGTGTACACAGTGCGAAGCGGTCCCGGCTGCGGGAGCAGCTGGGAAGCTGGACTCCCGCCGAGCTCAGAAACCTTTCCAAGCTGCTGAACAAGCTCAACGAGCGGGACTGA
- a CDS encoding MarR family transcriptional regulator encodes MTNDGVPAAPREIADLLRDLSWNIHRKPPEITGIEPLPSTELAVLKHVLDTPGLTVTELARLMGLKQSNASAAVRTLTERGLVARASSPTDRRVSLLEPTEEARAQNEVIAHAWAGPIRAGIARLDDEQREALEAAAEALVALNRALQARG; translated from the coding sequence ATGACCAACGACGGCGTGCCCGCGGCACCGCGCGAAATTGCGGACCTGCTGCGCGATCTTTCCTGGAACATCCATCGGAAGCCGCCGGAGATCACCGGGATCGAACCGCTGCCCAGCACCGAGTTGGCTGTGCTCAAGCATGTGCTGGACACTCCGGGCCTGACGGTCACCGAGCTGGCCCGGCTGATGGGGCTCAAGCAGAGCAATGCCAGCGCGGCCGTCCGTACGCTGACCGAGCGTGGGCTGGTGGCCCGGGCAAGCAGCCCCACGGACCGGCGGGTCAGCCTCCTGGAGCCCACCGAGGAGGCCCGGGCGCAGAATGAGGTTATTGCCCATGCCTGGGCGGGGCCTATCCGCGCCGGAATCGCCCGCCTGGATGATGAGCAGCGGGAGGCGCTGGAGGCGGCAGCGGAGGCGCTAGTTGCCCTGAACCGGGCCCTGCAGGCGCGCGGCTAG
- a CDS encoding VOC family protein, which translates to MAIARAPITVIDCPDPVALATFYGTLLDWKVDLNGYDGDWTEISDVTGQRYSFQKVENYAPPAWPGQDMPQQMHIDVDVDDLDEAEAAVLALGATKHEHQLGRTFRVFLDPAGHPFCLCVGWKDD; encoded by the coding sequence ATGGCTATCGCACGCGCTCCCATCACTGTTATCGACTGCCCGGATCCCGTGGCACTCGCCACCTTCTACGGCACCCTCCTGGATTGGAAGGTGGACTTGAACGGGTACGACGGCGACTGGACCGAAATCTCCGACGTCACCGGTCAGCGCTACTCCTTCCAGAAGGTGGAGAACTACGCGCCACCGGCCTGGCCAGGCCAGGACATGCCCCAGCAGATGCATATCGACGTGGATGTTGACGACCTGGACGAGGCCGAGGCTGCTGTCCTCGCGCTGGGGGCAACCAAACACGAGCACCAGCTGGGGAGGACCTTCCGCGTGTTCCTGGATCCGGCAGGCCACCCCTTCTGCCTCTGTGTTGGCTGGAAGGACGACTGA
- a CDS encoding MarR family transcriptional regulator, producing MDNTDPAALGELMHAAFRRLRKRWMHQLAPYELTPHQFRAMNAVARAAEPEGGGPADAPVGAHEAGEPGLRLKELAERLRIAPRSATEVVDQLTAKGLMERRAHPTDRRATLLRLTDAGEKLRGTVLADRKREADEFFSVLEPGDRVELARILGELSGSGDGLKG from the coding sequence ATGGATAACACGGACCCGGCCGCTCTGGGAGAACTGATGCACGCGGCGTTCCGCAGGCTGCGGAAGCGGTGGATGCACCAGCTCGCACCGTATGAGCTGACCCCGCATCAGTTCCGGGCGATGAATGCGGTGGCCCGGGCGGCTGAGCCGGAGGGGGGTGGGCCCGCCGATGCGCCCGTCGGCGCACACGAAGCCGGTGAGCCGGGGCTGCGGTTGAAGGAACTGGCGGAGCGGCTGCGTATTGCCCCGCGGTCAGCCACCGAGGTGGTGGATCAATTGACCGCGAAGGGGCTCATGGAGCGCCGGGCGCACCCGACCGACCGTCGGGCTACTCTGCTGAGGCTGACCGACGCGGGGGAAAAGCTGCGTGGCACGGTGCTGGCGGACCGGAAGCGTGAGGCAGATGAGTTCTTTTCCGTCCTGGAACCGGGCGACCGGGTAGAGCTCGCACGGATCCTCGGGGAGCTCAGCGGGAGCGGGGACGGCTTGAAAGGCTAA
- a CDS encoding ABC transporter ATP-binding protein, which yields MAIPEAAPAAPGSGRGSGGGPGPAKLNPADQKQLNRHPVSLRRIAALFAPHKGTIAVVVLLITASSVVGLAQPFLVRAVIDDALPHGNTRLLLFLTASMVGVAALTAAIGVVQTWLATSMGQRVMHTLRVKLFTHLQAQSLGFFTRTRGGEVQSRLTHDISGMQSVVTTTATGVASNLTTAVATAVAMVALSPGLSLISLVVLPPAIWLSRRVAMIRRDVTDERQRELAALHTQVEEGLSVSGVRLAKTLGTVPRDADRFRARSETLVGLELRSQLAGRWRMATMQIVFAAIPAVIYLAAGFPATNGGMTIGTLVAFTGLQAGIFRPVMGLLNIGVQWVTALAFFSRIFEYLDLEPQIRPAAAPVRLDPAAVHGDVRFQDVHFTYDDGTEVLHGIDLTLPAGTTTAVVGSTGSGKSTLASLLPRLNDTSSGRVSIDGVDVRDLAPEDLARIVGVVSQETYLIHASIRENLLLADPDASDDQLWSALAAAQMADTVGALPEGMDTLVGARGHRFSGGEQQRLAIARTILRNPPVLVLDEATSALDNTTEAQVQLALEHLSAGRTTLTIAHRLSTVENADQVVVLDAGRVIETGSPAELRAADGAFARLAAHTATLEDNLSR from the coding sequence ATGGCTATTCCCGAAGCGGCCCCTGCGGCCCCCGGAAGCGGTAGAGGATCAGGTGGCGGGCCCGGCCCCGCGAAACTGAATCCCGCCGATCAAAAACAGCTGAACCGGCATCCGGTTTCCCTGCGGCGCATCGCCGCACTCTTCGCCCCGCACAAGGGGACCATCGCCGTCGTCGTACTGCTGATCACCGCCTCCTCGGTGGTCGGACTCGCCCAGCCGTTCCTGGTCCGGGCTGTAATCGATGACGCACTCCCGCACGGCAACACCCGCCTGCTGCTGTTCCTCACCGCATCCATGGTGGGCGTGGCGGCACTGACCGCCGCGATCGGCGTGGTGCAGACCTGGCTGGCCACGAGCATGGGCCAGCGCGTGATGCATACCCTGCGCGTGAAGCTCTTTACCCACCTGCAGGCCCAGTCGCTCGGCTTCTTCACCCGCACCCGCGGCGGGGAGGTGCAGTCCCGGCTCACGCACGATATTTCCGGCATGCAGTCGGTCGTCACCACAACCGCCACAGGCGTAGCCTCCAACCTCACGACCGCGGTTGCGACCGCCGTCGCGATGGTGGCCCTCTCCCCCGGGCTGAGCCTGATCTCGCTCGTGGTGCTGCCGCCCGCGATCTGGCTCTCCCGGCGCGTAGCAATGATCCGCCGCGACGTCACCGATGAACGCCAGCGCGAACTCGCCGCCCTGCACACCCAGGTGGAGGAGGGCCTCTCGGTCTCGGGCGTGCGGCTGGCCAAAACCCTGGGCACCGTACCGCGCGACGCCGACCGGTTCCGCGCGCGCTCGGAGACCCTCGTGGGCCTGGAGCTGCGCAGCCAGCTCGCCGGGCGCTGGCGGATGGCGACCATGCAGATTGTCTTCGCGGCCATTCCGGCCGTCATCTACCTCGCCGCGGGTTTCCCTGCCACCAACGGCGGAATGACCATCGGCACCCTGGTGGCGTTCACCGGGCTGCAAGCGGGCATCTTCCGGCCGGTGATGGGCCTGCTGAACATCGGCGTGCAGTGGGTAACCGCCCTGGCGTTCTTCAGCCGGATCTTCGAATACCTGGATCTTGAGCCACAGATCCGCCCAGCCGCCGCTCCCGTCCGGCTGGATCCGGCCGCGGTCCACGGTGACGTGCGGTTCCAGGACGTGCATTTCACCTACGACGACGGCACAGAAGTCCTGCACGGCATCGACCTGACACTGCCCGCCGGGACCACCACCGCAGTCGTTGGATCCACCGGCTCCGGCAAGAGCACCCTGGCGTCCCTGCTGCCGCGGCTGAACGACACCAGCTCGGGCCGCGTCAGCATCGATGGCGTGGACGTGCGCGATCTGGCCCCCGAGGATCTGGCCCGGATTGTCGGTGTCGTCTCCCAGGAGACCTATCTGATCCACGCTTCCATCCGCGAGAACCTGCTGCTCGCCGATCCGGACGCCAGCGACGACCAGCTATGGTCCGCCCTGGCCGCGGCGCAGATGGCCGACACCGTCGGCGCCCTGCCCGAGGGCATGGACACCCTGGTGGGGGCGCGCGGCCACCGTTTCTCCGGCGGCGAGCAGCAGCGCCTGGCCATTGCCCGCACCATCCTGCGCAATCCGCCGGTCCTGGTCCTGGACGAGGCCACCTCGGCGCTGGACAACACCACCGAGGCGCAGGTGCAGCTGGCCCTGGAGCACCTCTCCGCCGGGCGCACCACGCTGACCATCGCCCACCGGCTCTCAACCGTGGAGAACGCGGACCAGGTGGTGGTGCTCGACGCCGGCCGGGTCATCGAGACGGGGTCACCGGCCGAACTCCGGGCAGCCGACGGTGCGTTTGCCCGGCTTGCCGCGCACACAGCCACGCTGGAGGACAACCTCTCCCGCTAG
- a CDS encoding TetR/AcrR family transcriptional regulator — MLSTLPVEDRRKALKSRHRQAIVAAAAALIDERQATDFSVDELARRADVSRRTVFNHFASIHDIVSEVCSDVLSSAVASLTAVPASDAVGMGMLDEIAEAFRKADLVAPMAYLNRVLGDGGPAVAAHPMALRAFTELSERLSAVMLRRHPEADKLSVDLLVGALTSGLGVLYHHWHCATGAVDTPASRVSWERMLNQLLETVRAGHAAGPAGQARPSSPNP, encoded by the coding sequence GTGTTATCCACCCTCCCGGTCGAAGACCGCCGCAAGGCGCTCAAAAGCCGCCATCGCCAGGCCATTGTGGCTGCCGCGGCGGCGCTTATCGACGAGCGCCAGGCCACGGATTTCAGCGTGGACGAGCTGGCCCGGCGCGCCGATGTTTCGCGGCGGACGGTCTTTAATCACTTCGCCTCCATCCACGACATCGTCTCCGAGGTGTGCAGCGACGTACTCAGTTCCGCCGTCGCGAGCCTGACCGCTGTTCCGGCGTCCGACGCCGTGGGCATGGGGATGCTCGATGAGATTGCCGAGGCATTCCGCAAGGCGGACCTAGTGGCGCCCATGGCCTACCTGAACCGCGTACTCGGCGACGGGGGACCGGCAGTGGCCGCGCATCCCATGGCGCTTCGTGCGTTTACCGAGCTCAGCGAGCGGCTTTCAGCCGTGATGCTCCGGCGCCACCCGGAGGCGGACAAGCTCAGTGTGGATCTGCTCGTGGGCGCACTCACCAGCGGGTTGGGGGTGCTGTACCACCACTGGCACTGCGCCACCGGCGCTGTTGACACCCCCGCGTCCAGGGTCAGCTGGGAGCGGATGCTGAACCAGCTCCTCGAGACCGTCCGGGCCGGCCACGCTGCCGGGCCGGCCGGCCAGGCCCGCCCTAGTTCCCCCAATCCGTAG
- a CDS encoding MMPL family transporter — protein sequence MAEFLYRLGSAAARRARSVLAAWFAVLVVAGVAYTLFGGTLTTAFSIPDTPTTKVTERLQEKLPQASGGSGSVMIQTEDGSSFTGEQQQEITELVGKASDIDGVENVIDPFATEADREAQAQELQAGLAQVESGRAQIEDGRAQLEAGQSQLDAARQQAEAAGAPAEMMAQLDAQQTELDAKRAELDAGSEELEAGAVQAEQGAALLDMAEEIRTVSEDRSAAILNVTFSESQMEITQETKDAVVALFEDEPVDGVKVDYSAEISAAAPALFGIGEVVGLVIAGVVLFVMLGTLIAAGLPLLTALIGVGIGALGGLAFSGVVEMASVTPVLGLMLGLAVGIDYALFIVNRHRRQLKTGLPLQESIALANGTSGNAVVFAGATVFIALLALNVTGIPFLGLMGTVGAACVAIAVLVAVTLTPALLKLVGMRILSRKERAAIHPSESAAAKEGRPQLAEAKPMSSIRAVVTVVASIAALLLLAVPSMDLRLNLPDGSAEAHDTTQYRAYAAVSEKFGEGQNGPLLLVAELPGEPSEEEALVAQNEIATAIFDQDDVAAVAPIGTSEDRSVAAFQVIPEEGPTSESTENLVNSLRGMSPVEGENGDYEIGVAGSASGNIDISEKLGEALPLYLGVVVGLSLLILILVFRSIFVPIIATLGFILSYFAALGGVVAIYQWGWLSGIFGVETPGPILSFLPTILAGILFGLAMDYMLFLGSGMREAFVHGAPARLAVAQGFRAGRSVVAAAAIIMASVFGGFIFSHSTMIRPIGFALAFGVLVDAFVVRMLLIPALMHLAGDKAWWLPKWVDKILPDVDVEGASLERRHPHVDESHSEVEEPARS from the coding sequence ATGGCTGAATTCCTCTACCGCCTCGGATCGGCGGCCGCACGCCGTGCGCGTTCCGTGCTGGCGGCGTGGTTCGCAGTGCTCGTGGTGGCCGGTGTTGCCTACACGCTCTTCGGCGGCACCCTCACCACCGCGTTCTCCATTCCCGACACGCCCACCACCAAGGTCACAGAGCGCCTGCAGGAGAAGCTCCCGCAGGCGTCGGGCGGATCCGGGTCAGTGATGATCCAGACTGAGGACGGATCCAGCTTCACCGGTGAGCAGCAGCAGGAAATCACCGAGCTGGTCGGCAAGGCCTCCGACATCGACGGTGTGGAAAACGTCATCGACCCGTTCGCCACCGAGGCCGACCGGGAGGCCCAGGCACAGGAGCTGCAGGCGGGCCTGGCGCAGGTTGAGTCAGGCCGCGCCCAGATTGAGGACGGCCGCGCGCAGCTGGAGGCAGGTCAGAGCCAGCTCGACGCCGCACGGCAGCAGGCAGAAGCGGCGGGTGCACCCGCTGAAATGATGGCCCAGCTGGATGCTCAGCAGACCGAGCTGGATGCCAAGCGGGCGGAGCTGGACGCAGGCAGTGAAGAGCTGGAAGCCGGCGCCGTGCAGGCCGAGCAGGGCGCAGCCCTGCTGGATATGGCCGAGGAAATCCGCACTGTTTCCGAGGATCGAAGCGCCGCCATCCTGAACGTGACCTTCAGTGAGTCGCAGATGGAGATCACGCAGGAAACCAAGGATGCAGTGGTGGCCCTCTTTGAGGACGAGCCCGTCGACGGGGTCAAGGTGGATTACTCCGCTGAAATTTCGGCCGCTGCTCCGGCGCTCTTCGGCATCGGCGAGGTGGTTGGCCTCGTCATCGCCGGTGTGGTCCTGTTCGTTATGCTGGGCACCCTGATCGCTGCCGGGCTGCCGCTTCTGACCGCGCTGATCGGCGTCGGCATCGGTGCCCTGGGTGGGCTGGCGTTCTCCGGCGTCGTCGAGATGGCGTCGGTAACCCCGGTGCTCGGCCTGATGCTCGGCCTCGCCGTGGGCATCGATTACGCACTGTTCATCGTGAACCGGCACCGCCGCCAGCTCAAGACCGGCCTTCCCCTGCAGGAATCCATCGCGCTGGCCAACGGCACCTCGGGCAACGCCGTGGTGTTTGCCGGTGCAACCGTGTTCATTGCCCTGCTCGCCCTGAACGTCACGGGAATTCCGTTCCTGGGCCTGATGGGTACCGTGGGCGCAGCCTGTGTCGCCATCGCCGTGCTGGTTGCGGTCACCCTGACGCCGGCACTGCTGAAGCTTGTCGGTATGCGCATCCTCAGCCGCAAGGAACGGGCCGCAATTCACCCGTCCGAAAGCGCTGCCGCCAAGGAGGGCCGCCCGCAGCTCGCTGAAGCCAAGCCCATGTCCTCCATCCGCGCCGTGGTGACGGTGGTGGCCTCCATTGCCGCACTGCTGCTGCTGGCGGTGCCGTCAATGGACCTGCGGCTGAACCTGCCCGACGGATCCGCCGAAGCGCACGACACCACCCAGTACCGGGCCTATGCCGCCGTCTCCGAGAAGTTCGGCGAAGGGCAGAACGGCCCGCTGCTGCTGGTGGCGGAACTGCCGGGCGAGCCCAGCGAAGAGGAAGCGCTGGTAGCCCAGAACGAGATTGCCACCGCGATCTTCGACCAGGACGATGTGGCGGCAGTTGCCCCCATCGGCACCTCCGAAGACCGGAGCGTGGCTGCCTTCCAGGTCATTCCGGAAGAAGGCCCCACGAGCGAATCCACCGAGAACCTCGTGAACTCGCTGCGTGGCATGTCCCCGGTTGAGGGCGAAAACGGCGACTATGAGATCGGTGTGGCCGGCTCCGCCAGCGGCAACATCGACATTTCCGAGAAGCTGGGCGAGGCCCTGCCGCTCTACCTCGGTGTGGTCGTGGGACTGTCCCTGCTGATCCTGATCCTGGTGTTCCGGTCGATCTTCGTGCCGATCATCGCGACCCTCGGCTTCATCCTGTCCTACTTCGCCGCCCTCGGCGGCGTGGTGGCCATCTACCAGTGGGGCTGGCTGTCCGGCATCTTCGGGGTGGAGACCCCCGGCCCGATCCTGAGCTTCCTGCCAACCATCCTGGCGGGCATCCTCTTCGGCCTGGCCATGGACTACATGCTCTTCCTGGGCTCGGGCATGCGTGAGGCCTTCGTCCACGGCGCGCCGGCACGCCTCGCCGTCGCCCAGGGCTTCCGGGCCGGGCGTTCGGTGGTCGCCGCTGCGGCAATCATCATGGCGTCCGTGTTCGGCGGCTTCATCTTCTCGCACAGCACGATGATCCGGCCCATCGGCTTCGCCCTGGCCTTCGGTGTCCTGGTGGATGCGTTCGTGGTGCGGATGCTGCTGATCCCCGCCCTGATGCACCTGGCAGGCGACAAGGCCTGGTGGCTGCCGAAGTGGGTGGACAAGATCCTGCCGGACGTCGACGTCGAGGGTGCCTCCCTGGAACGCCGCCATCCGCATGTGGATGAGTCGCACTCCGAGGTGGAGGAACCGGCCCGGAGCTAG
- a CDS encoding ATP-binding protein, with product MPSIDGHPRHKNPENTDPGMDYEKHFHAAASGYLVLTTDGTILDVNQTLASWTGRSRDGLLGGNILDLMPRADQVLFSSYAVPQLAVSGCFNEMAADLVSADGECVPVLLSGVRSEDGGNGAEIDRIAVFNASERRLYEQDLVAALRKAEAAEAARAAAEEEIRQKQKALEEKDRILQANLLESREREALLESVLDAADVGLLVVDPKGNTLLTNTHLLSSWRRVMGDIPITAKEQTMFGPDRVTPIGDADNPARRAAAGEAFSDQLVWFGAGEHEMALNVSARPIKGEGSFSGSVIAFSDVSRLVRAVAAQEEFVASVSHELRTPLTSIMGYLDLALDEEGLSPQVKSAIEIALRNSERLLALVSDLLSVASGATKMDRRPMNLAEIVRAGVVSAAPKAAASRVALVTDIPESLIADVDPQRLAQVVDNLLSNAVKYSPGGGTVTVRLWQDAEAVRLCVADTGIGMSEAEQEKVFTKFFRARRAIASAIPGVGLGLVITRNIVAAHGGELSFVSSPGEGSEFTVSLPGVETAGGISPAR from the coding sequence GTGCCTAGCATTGACGGCCACCCCCGGCACAAGAACCCTGAAAACACCGACCCGGGCATGGATTACGAGAAACACTTCCATGCTGCGGCCTCCGGATATCTCGTCCTCACCACCGACGGTACGATCCTGGATGTCAACCAGACACTGGCCTCCTGGACCGGGCGCTCCAGGGACGGACTGCTCGGCGGCAACATCCTTGACCTGATGCCGCGGGCGGACCAAGTGCTCTTCTCCTCCTATGCCGTGCCGCAGCTCGCAGTATCCGGGTGCTTCAATGAAATGGCGGCGGACCTGGTGTCTGCGGACGGGGAGTGTGTCCCGGTCCTCCTCTCAGGTGTGCGCTCCGAAGACGGTGGGAACGGTGCCGAGATTGACCGGATTGCCGTTTTTAACGCCTCCGAACGCCGGCTCTACGAGCAGGATCTCGTGGCGGCCCTGCGGAAAGCAGAGGCGGCGGAAGCGGCCCGGGCCGCAGCAGAGGAGGAAATCCGACAAAAGCAGAAGGCCCTGGAGGAAAAGGACCGCATCCTGCAGGCGAACCTGTTGGAAAGCCGGGAACGCGAGGCCCTGCTGGAATCGGTTCTGGACGCCGCCGACGTCGGCCTGCTGGTGGTGGATCCGAAGGGCAACACGCTGCTTACCAACACCCACCTGCTCTCCAGCTGGCGCCGGGTCATGGGGGATATTCCCATCACCGCGAAGGAACAAACGATGTTCGGTCCGGACCGGGTGACGCCCATCGGCGATGCCGATAACCCCGCTAGGCGGGCCGCCGCCGGAGAGGCCTTCTCCGACCAATTGGTATGGTTCGGTGCCGGCGAGCATGAGATGGCCCTTAACGTTTCGGCCCGGCCCATTAAAGGCGAGGGATCCTTCTCCGGATCCGTGATTGCCTTCAGCGACGTCAGCCGGCTGGTCCGTGCCGTGGCGGCGCAGGAGGAGTTCGTAGCCAGCGTGTCGCACGAGTTGCGGACTCCGCTGACCTCCATCATGGGCTACCTGGACCTCGCCCTGGACGAGGAGGGGCTGTCTCCGCAGGTGAAATCAGCCATCGAGATTGCGCTGCGCAACTCGGAACGCTTGCTGGCACTGGTCTCCGATCTGCTGTCCGTGGCGTCGGGCGCCACGAAAATGGACCGCCGCCCGATGAACCTTGCCGAAATTGTGCGGGCGGGTGTGGTGTCGGCAGCCCCGAAGGCCGCTGCGAGCCGGGTTGCGCTGGTAACCGACATTCCGGAATCGCTGATTGCGGACGTGGATCCGCAGCGCCTGGCCCAGGTGGTCGATAATCTGCTGTCCAATGCGGTGAAGTACTCACCCGGCGGTGGGACGGTGACGGTGCGGCTGTGGCAGGACGCGGAGGCGGTCCGGCTTTGCGTGGCGGACACCGGGATCGGGATGAGCGAAGCCGAACAGGAAAAGGTCTTCACAAAATTCTTCCGCGCCCGCCGCGCCATTGCCTCTGCCATTCCCGGCGTCGGCCTGGGACTGGTGATCACCAGGAACATCGTGGCGGCCCATGGCGGCGAGCTGAGCTTCGTCAGCAGCCCGGGGGAGGGAAGCGAGTTCACGGTATCCCTGCCCGGTGTGGAGACTGCGGGCGGGATCAGTCCCGCTCGTTGA